In Camelina sativa cultivar DH55 chromosome 16, Cs, whole genome shotgun sequence, a single window of DNA contains:
- the LOC104751642 gene encoding replication factor C subunit 5-like, whose amino-acid sequence MTEIASVMDIDVDENQPRKPVNKGKDVAGFGGGPPQGKATPWVEKYRPQSLDDVAAHRDIIDTIDRLTNENKLPHLLLYGPPGTGKTSTILAVARKLYGPKYRSMILELNASDDRGIDVVRQQIQDFASTQSFSLGKSSVKLVLLDEADAMTKDAQFALRRVIEKYTKSTRFALIGNHVNKIIPALQSRCTRFRFAPLDPLHLSQRLKHVVDAEGLDVSEDGLAALVRLSNGDMRKALNILQSTHMASKQTTEEKRKALDTLQSTDAKSEQITAEEVYLCTGNPLPKDIEHIAGWLLNKSFAESYKNISEMKTRKGLAIVDIVREVTMFVFKIQMPSDVRVQLINDLADIEYRLSFGCNDKLQLGAIISTFTHARSAMVGAAK is encoded by the exons ATGACTGAGATAGCGTCGGTGATGGACATTGACGTAGACGAAAATCAGCCTCGCAAGCCGGTGAACAAGGGGAAAGACGTCGCCGGTTTTGGTGGTGGTCCGCCGCAGGGTAAGGCGACGCCTTGGGTTGAGAAGTACCGACCTCAGTCGCTCGATGACGTCGCTGCACATCGTGACATTATCGATACGA TTGATAGGCTGACCAATGAGAACAAATTGCCCCATCTTCTGTTGTATGGTCCTCCCGGTACTGGCAAAACATCCACCATTCTAGCCGTTGCCCGGAAACTTTATGGACCCAAGTACCGTAGTATGATTCTTGAACTCAACGCATCTGATGATAGAGGAATTGATGTTGTAAGGCAGCAGATTCAAGATTTCGCTAGCACGCAGAGCTTTTCTTT AGGAAAATCTTCTGTGAAGCTGGTTCTGCTAGATGAAGCAGATGCCATGACAAAAGATGCTCAGTTTGCCCTGCGTAGAG TAATTGAGAAATACACCAAGAGTACTAGGTTTGCGCTCATTGGAAACCATGTCAATAAGATCATTCCAGCTTTGCAGTCGAGATGTACTCGATTTAGATTTGCCCCTCTCGATCCTCTTCATCTGAGTCAACGTCTTAAACATGTAGTAGACGCTGAAGG GCTTGATGTAAGTGAGGATGGTTTGGCAGCTCTTGTACGGCTGAGCAATGGGGACATGAGAAAAGCACTGAATATTTTGCAG TCAACTCATATGGCGTCAAAGCAAACTacagaggaaaagagaaaagcaCTGGACACTTTGCAG TCAACTGATGCGAAGTCAGAGCAAATTACTGCGGAAGAAGTTTACCTCTGCACCGGAAACCCATTGCCCAAGGACATTGAGCATATAGCTGGCTGGCTTCTAAATAAATCATTTGCTGAGAGCTACAAAA ACATATCAGAAATGAAGACGAGAAAAGGACTTGCCATTGTTGATATCGTCAGAGAGGTTACCAT GTTTGTTTTTAAGATCCAGATGCCTTCAGATGTCAGAGTTCAACTGATAAACGATCTGGCAGACATTGA GTACAGGTTGAGTTTTGGGTGCAATGACAAACTGCAGCTTGGAGCTATCATTTCTACTTTCACACATGCCCGGTCTGCTATGGTTGGTGCAGCAAAAtaa
- the LOC104751643 gene encoding aspartic proteinase Asp1-like, which produces MNPNKETTNLLRFFFVFFFFYVFVLSARFQLSEAAKDSSAQQVKLQNRRLGSSVVFPVSGNVYPLGYYYVLLNIGNPPKLFDLDIDTGSDLTWVQCDAPCNGCTKPRAKQYKPNHNTLPCSHLLCSGLDLPQNRPCADPQDQCDYEIGYSDHASSIGALVTDEFPLRLANGSAVNPHLTFGCGYDQQNPGPHPPPPTAGILGLGRGKISISTQLKSLGATKNVIVHCLSHNGKGFLSIGDELVPTSGVTWTSLATNSPSKNYMTGPAELLFNAKTTGVKGINFVFDSGSSYTYFNAEAYQTILDLIRKDLNGKPLKDTEDKNLPVCWKGKKPLKSLDEVKKYFKTITLRFGNQKNGQLFQVPPESYLIITEKGNICLGILNGTEVGLDSYNIIGDIFFQGIMVIYDNEQHRIGWISTDCDKIPNEYGGDISEEAYPRGFGLITELFSGSDSSKNKNLASDGEL; this is translated from the exons ATGAATCCGAATAAGGAGACAACGAACCTTCttcgcttcttcttcgtcttcttcttcttctatgtgTTCGTCCTCTCTGCCCGCTTTCAACTCTCTGAAGCTGCCAAAGACTCGTCGGCTCAACAAGTGAAGTTACAGAATCGTCGACTTGGCTCCTCCGTCGTCTTTCCTGTCTCCGGGAATGTGTATCCTCTTGG GTACTATTATGTGTTGCTTAACATAGGCAACCCACCTAAGCTCTTTGACTTGGACATTGACACTGGCAGTGACCTCACTTGGGTTCAGTGTGATGCACCCTGCAATGGTTGCACAAAG CCTCGTGCTAAGCAGTACAAGCCCAATCACAACACTTTGCCTTGTTCACATCTCTTGTGTTCTGGACTCGACCTTCCCCAGAACAGACCTTGTGCTGACCCTCAGGATCAATGTGACTATGAAATCGGATACTCCGACCATGCATCATCCATTGGTGCACTTGTAACTGATGAGTTTCCTCTAAGACTCGCAAATGGCTCCGCTGTGAATCCCCATTTGACATTTGG ATGTGGGTATGATCAGCAGAACCCGGGTCCACACCCTCCTCCTCCAACAGCGGGAATCCTTGGTCTTGGCAGAGGGAAAATAAGCATCTCAACACAGCTAAAATCCTTGGGGGCAACGAAGAATGTGATTGTGCATTGCTTAAGTCACAATGGTAAAGGCTTTCTCTCTATTGGAGATGAGCTTGTTCCTACTTCTGGAGTTACATGGACTTCACTGGCTACTAATTCACCTAG TAAAAACTACATGACTGGACCAGCAGAGCTTCTCTTTAATGCCAAGACCACAGGTGTCAAAGGCATTAACTTTGTTTTCGATAGTGGAAGCTCATACACTTACTTCAATGCCGAAGCGTACCAAACGATTCTCGATCTT ATAAGAAAAGACTTGAATGGGAAGCCTTTGAAGGACACAGAAGATAAAAACTTACCTGTCTGTTGGAAAGGCAAAAAACCTTTGAAATCACTTGATGAAGTCAAGAAATACTTCAAGACGATTACTTTACGATTTGGAAATCAAAAGAATGGTCAGCTATTTCAGGTTCCACCTGAGTCTTATCTCATTATCACA gaaaaaggaaatatatgTTTAGGTATCCTGAACGGAACTGAAGTCGGGCTAGACAGCTACAATATCATAGGAG ACATATTTTTCCAAGGGATAATGGTGATCTACGACAATGAGCAACATAGGATTGGATGGATTTCTACAGACTGTGACAAGATTCCCAA TGAATATGGAGGAGATATATCGGAAGAGGCTTATCCAAGAGGGTTTGGTTTGATAACAGAGCTTTTCTCAGGAAGTGATTCTTCTAAGAACAAGAACTTGGCCTCAGATGGAGAGCTTTGA
- the LOC104751645 gene encoding L-ascorbate peroxidase T, chloroplastic-like: MAVSLSAASHLTRVSLSPSVASSTSAPLLVAVSSSTSSSPHSLSSLRSVASSFPHSSLVQKRNPIYGRRSKGMISPKGAASDAAQLKSAKEDIKVLLRTKFCHPILVRLGWHDAGTYNKNIEEWPQRGGANGSLRFEPELKHAANAGLISALKLIQPIKDKYPNISYADLFQLASATGVEEAGGPEIPMKYGRVDVVAPEQCPEEGRLPDAGPPSPADHLRDVFYRMGLNDKEIVALSGAHTLGRARPDRSGWGKPETKYTV, encoded by the exons ATGGCTGTTTCTCTCTCCGCCGCCTCTCACTTAACCAGAGTCTCTCTTTCCCCCTCCGTCGCCTCCTCCACCTCAGCTCCTCTTCTCGTTGCGGTTTCTTCCTCTACATCATCATCGCCacattctctttcttctcttcgaaGCGTCGCATCTTCCTTTCCTCATTCCTCCCTCGTTCAG AAAAGGAATCCGATTTATGGGAGGAGGAGCAAGGGGATGATTTCACCAAAAGGTGCCGCTTCTGATGCAGCTCAATTGAAAAGTGCTAAAGAAGACATCAAAGTGCTTCTCCGGACTAAGTTTTGCCATCCCATTTTG GTTAGATTAGGGTGGCACGACGCTGGTACATATAACAAGAACATTGAGGAGTGGCCACAGAGAGGTGGAGCTAATGGAAGTCTTAGATTTGAGCCTGAGCTTAAACATGCTGCTAATGCTG GTCTCATTAGTGCTTTAAAGCTCATTCAACCTATCAAAGACAAGTATCCTAACATCTCTTACGCCGATTTATTTCAATTAGCTAGTGCCACTGGAGTAGAG GAAGCTGGTGGTCCTGAAATCCCGATGAAATATGGGAGAGTTGATGTCGTAGCACCTGAGCAGTGTCCGGAAGAAGGAAGACTCCCTG ATGCTGGACCTCCTTCACCAGCTGATCATTTGAGAGATGTATTCTACAGAATGGGACTAAATGACAAG GAAATAGTTGCCCTGTCCGGGGCACATACTTTAGGACGAGCCAGACCAGACCGTAGCGGTTGGGGAAAACCTGAGACAAAGTACACGGTATAA
- the LOC104751646 gene encoding uncharacterized protein LOC104751646 has translation MGCGGSKLDNQQIVILCRERKEHIKAASYHRSALAVAHLTYFQSLSDVGEAIQRFVDEEGLLLASSSSSSFSPDSPALTLPSDEGKPPKKYQKKISPSSTTSISHSIIEDEDDSHLHLSSGSDSESETEAGSNDHLQIDSTPEQERSTQTQTFHSGYDPTSYAPPVYPPGYPPSYPQGYMPGYQPGYPPGYPPGYPSFNPNANRGMYFMKKSAPQSRPFIFQPENHRVENAQWPSDSGFGNAGAQRKSPSAAPPPSPPKVSTWDFLNVFDTYDYSNGRSRASGYYPMGMASISSSPDSKEVREREGIPELEEITGEEVIKQVYRRPKRTGLEKVKEHRDEDDYNVVREKNSINKRGNVGEETMRAVPVPDKATESSFDSETVSSFSGSDVESEFHYVNGGEGKSSNSSSNSHETAMGTKISVEEEYGRKKGVSFELEETTSTSSFDVESSKISSLSSLSYHATRDLRETVKEIKSEFEVASSCGKEVAVLLEVGKLPYQHKNNGFKVILSRIMYLVAPSTQSSHSQPIRLTSRTRKMAKAYNGQDVNGGFNGNLSSTLEKLYAWEKKLYKEVKDEEKFRAVYEEKCRRLKKMDSDGAEAIKIEATRAAIRKLMTKIDVCIRSVDSISSRIHILRDEELQPQLTQLIHGLIRMWRSMLKCHQKQFQAIMESKVRSLKANTTLQKDSGSNAILDLEMELREWSSSFNNWVNTQKLYVQSLNGWLSRCLHYEPEATEDGIAPFSPSQIGAPPIFIICKDWQEAMGRISEDNVSNAMQSFASSLHELWEKQEEEQRAKAQFEQRDAESERSLVSRGKSENGISALDDLKVDLDSMRKKLVEERGKRKETVKLVNNESSSSLKNGLVPIFGALRKFTAEVVKAHEIVRLQHPQTSS, from the exons ATGGGTTGCGGAGGATCAAAACTAGATAATCAACAGATTGTGATTCTCTGCAGAGAGCGTAAGGAACATATTAAAGCGGCGTCGTATCATCGCTCTGCTCTCGCCGTCGCTCACCTTACTTACTTCCAGTCTCTCTCCGACGTCGGCGAAGCTATTCAACGTTTCGTCGACGAGGAAGGCTTGTTActtgcttcttcgtcttcttcttctttttcgccGGATTCTCCAGCTCTTACGTTACCGTCCGACGAAGGGAAGCCGCCGAAGAAATACCAGAAAAAGATCTCTCCTTCTTCAACCACCTCTATTTCTCATTCCATCatcgaagacgaagatgattcGCATTTGCATCTAAGCTCCGGATCCGACTCCGAATCCGAAACAGAAGCTGGATCTAATGATCATCTCCAAATTGATAGCACTCCTGAACAAGAACGGtcaactcaaactcaaacattTCATTCCGGTTATGATCCAACTAGCTATGCTCCACCGGTTTACCCACCCGGTTATCCACCAAGTTACCCACAGGGTTATATGCCCGGTTATCAACCGGGTTATCCACCGGGGTACCCACCGGGTTACCCGAGTTTCAACCCAAACGCAAATCGAGGAATGTATTTTATGAAGAAATCCGCGCCGCAATCTCGACCGTTCATCTTTCAGCCGGAGAATCATCGAGTGGAGAACGCACAGTGGCCGTCGGATTCTGGATTCGGAAACGCTGGAGCGCAACGGAAATCGCCGTCAGCGGCTCCTCCTCCGTCACCGCCAAAGGTTTCAACTTGGGATTTCTTGAACGTATTTGATACATATGACTACAGCAACGGTCGTTCTCGTGCTTCCGGATATTATCCGATGGGAATGGCGTCAATCTCAAGCAGTCCTGATTCTAAGGAagttagagaaagagaagggatCCCTGAACTGGAAGAAATAACTGGGGAAGAAGTGATCAAGCAAGTATATAGACGTCCCAAGAGAACAGGATTGGAGAAGGTGAAAGAACACAGAGACGAGGACGATTACAACGTTGTTCGTGAGAAGAACAGTATTAACAAAAGAGGTAATGTTGGTGAGGAAACTATGAGGGCAGTGCCGGTGCCAGATAAAGCCACTGAGAGCTCATTCGATTCGGAGACGGTGTCTTCTTTCTCAGGGAGTGATGTAGAATCTGAGTTTCACTATGTTAATGGTGGTGAAGGAAAGAGCAGCAACAGTTCTTCTAATAGTCATGAGACGGCAATGGGGACGAAGATTTCGGTAGAGGAAGAGTACGGGAGGAAGAAAGGAGTGAGCTTTGAGTTGGAGGAAACGACGAGCACTTCCTCTTTTGATGTTGAATCTTCCAAGATAAGTAGTTTATCCAGTTTGTCGTACCATGCCACTAGGGATCTCAGAGAAACTGTGAAGGAGATCAAAAGCGAGTTCGAGGTTGCTTCTTCGTGTGGGAAGGAGGTTGCTGTGTTACTTGAGGTTGGCAAGTTGCCTTATCAGCATAAAAACAATGGCTTTAAAG TTATCTTATCCAGGATCATGTATCTGGTAGCACCATCCACACAGTCATCACATTCTCAGCCCATACGTTTAACATCAAGGACACGGAAAATGGCGAAAGCGTACAATGGACAAGATGTTAATGGAGGCTTCAATGGGAACCTCTCATCAACCTTGGAGAAACTGTATGCGTGGGAAAAGAAACTGTATAAGGAAGTTAAG GACGAAGAAAAGTTTCGTGCCGTTTATGAAGAGAAGTGCAGGAGACTAAAAAAAATGGATAGTGATGGAGCAGAAGCTATCAAGATCGAGGCTACTCGGGCAGCCATTAGGAAGCTTATGACcaaaattgatgtttgtataagATCAGTTGATTCAATTTCCAGCAGAATCCACATACTCAGAGATGAAGAATTGCAGCCACAGTTGACACAGTTAATACACGG GTTGATAAGAATGTGGAGATCGATGCTTAAGTGCCACCAGAAACAGTTCCAGGCAATCATGGAGAGCAAGGTTCGATCTCTCAAAGCAAACACAACCTTACAAAAAGACTCTGGCTCGAACGCAATTCTTGATCTTGAGATGGAGCTAAGAGAATGGTCTAGCAGCTTCAACAACTGGGTTAACACCCAGAAGTTATACGTCCAGTCCCTAAACGGATGGCTCTCGAGATGCCTTCACTATGAACCCGAGGCAACAGAGGACGGAATCGCTCCTTTCTCTCCTAGTCAGATAGGTGCACCGCCCATTTTTATCATTTGCAAAGATTGGCAAGAAGCAATGGGTAGAATATCTGAAGATAATGTGAGTAATGCTATGCAAAGTTTCGCTTCAAGCCTACACGAGCTATgggagaagcaagaagaagagcaaagggCAAAAGCGCAATTTGAGCAGCGAGATGCGGAGTCAGAGAGAAGTTTGGTTTCGAGAGGTAAGTCAGAGAACGGGATATCGGCTTTGGATGATCTGAAAGTGGATTTGGATTCAATGAGGAAGAAGTTAGTAGAGGAAAGAGGAAAGCGTAAAGAAACTGTTAAGCTTGTGAACAACGAGTCATCTAGTAGCTTGAAAAATGGTTTAGTTCCCATTTTTGGGGCATTGAGAAAATTCACAGCAGAAGTTGTGAAAGCTCATGAAATTGTTAGGCTACAACATCCTCAGACTTCTTCTTGA
- the LOC104751647 gene encoding protein disulfide isomerase-like 1-2, with product MAIKGLAWFSILVLSLFASSIRSEQTKEFVLTLDHSNFTDTINKHDFIVVEFYAPWCGHCQKLAPEYEKAASELSSHNPPLALAKIDASEDSNKGIANEYKIQGFPTIKILRNGGKTIQDYNGPREADGIVTYVKKQSGPASVEIKSADVAAEVVGDKNVVAVGVFPKLSGDEFDSFMALAEKLRADYDFAHTLDAKHLPRGDSSVQGPVVRLFKPFDELFVDSKDFNGEALEKFVKESSIPLVTVFDSDPNNHPYVAKFFESPATKAMMFVNFTGATAESLKSKYREVATSNKGQDLAFLVGDAESSQGAFQYFGLEESQVPLIIIQTPDSKKYLKANVEVDQIESWIKDFKDGKVAAHKKSQPIPAENNEPVKVVVAESLDDIVFKSGKNVLIEFYAPWCGHCQKLAPILDEVALSFQNDPSVIIAKLDATANDISSDTFDVKGFPTIYFRSASGNVIVYEGDRTKEDFINFVKKNSEKKAASHGEESTKTEEPKKTTEEAAAKDEL from the exons ATGGCGATTAAGGGTTTAGCGTGGTTTTCGATCCTTGTGTTGTCTTTGTTCGCTTCTTCTATCAGAAGCGAACAGACGAAGGAGTTCGTCTTGACTCTCGATCACTCTAACTTCACCGATACCATCAACAAGCACGATTTCATCGTCGTCGAGTTCTACGCCCCTTG GTGTGGTCACTGTCAGAAGCTTGCTCCTGAG TATGAGAAGGCTGCATCAGAGTTGAGCAGTCATAACCCTCCCCTAGCTCTTGCCAAGATTGATGCCAGTGAGGATTCCAACAAAGGAATCGCTAACGAGTACAAGATTCAGGGTTTCCCCACTATCAAGATTCTGAGAAATGGTGGGAAAACTATTCAAGATTACAATGGACCTCGTGAAGCCGACGGTATTGTCACTTATGTTAAGAAGCAAAGTGGCCCTGCTTCTGTTGAAATCAAGTCAGCTGATGTTGCAGCTGAGGTTGTTGGTGATAAGAATGTTGTTGCT GTTGGAGTGTTCCCTAAATTATCCGGCGACGAGTTCGATTCTTTCATGGCCCTTGCTGAGAAATTGCGTGCTGACTATGATTTCGCACACACTTTGGATGCCAAGCATCTTCCTCGTGGAGATTCTTCTGTGCAAGGACCTGTCGTCAGGCTATTCAAGCCTTTTGATGAACTCTTTGTTGATTCCAAG GATTTCAATGGGGAAGCTCTAGAGAAATTCGTCAAAGAATCGAGCATTCCACTTGTCACCGTCTTTGACAGTGATCCCAACAACCACCCATATGTTGCCAAATTCTTTGAAAGCCCTGCCACTAAG GCAATGATGTTCGTTAACTTCACCGGGGCAACAGCTGAATCTCTAAAATCAAAGTACCGTGAAGTTGCTACATCCAACAAAGGTCAAGATCTTGCCTTCCTTGTTGGTGATGCTGAGAGCAGCCAAGGCGCTTTCCAG TACTTTGGACTTGAAGAAAGCCAAGTTCCACTCATCATCATCCAAACTCCTGATAGCAAGAAGTATTTGAAAGCAAATGTTGAGGTTGACCAGATTGAATCATGGATCAAGGACTTTAAG GACGGAAAAGTTGCCGCCCACAAAAAATCTCAACCTATTCCAGCTGAGAACAACGAACCAGTGAAGGTTGTTGTAGCCGAGAGCCTTGACGACATAGTTTTCAAGTCTGGAAAGAATG TTTTGATTGAATTCTACGCACCGTGGTGTGGACATTGCCAAAAACTTGCTCCAATCTTGGACGAAGTGGCTTTGTCATTCCAGAACGACCCAAGTGTTATCATAGCAAAGCTA GACGCAACTGCAAATGATATCTCAAGTGATACCTTTGATGTGAAAGGGTTCCCGACCATCTACTTCAGATCAGCAAGCGGAAACGTTATAGTGTACGAAGGAGACAGGACAAAGGAAGACTTCATAAACTTCGTTAAGAAGAACAGTGAGAAGAAGGCAGCTTCTCATGGGGAAGAGTCTACCAAGACTGAGGAACCAAAGAAGACTACCGAGGAAGCAGCTGCAAAGGACGAACTGTAG
- the LOC109129583 gene encoding protein disulfide isomerase-like 1-2, with protein MMFVNFTGATAESLKSKYREVATSNKGQDLAFLVGDAESSQGAFQYFGLEESQVPLIIIQTPDSKKYLKANVEVDQIESWIKDFKDGKVAAHKKSQPIPAENNEPVKVVVAESLDDIVFKSGKNVLIEFYAPWCGHCQKLAPILDEVALSFQNDPSVIIAKLDATANDISSDTFDVKGFPTIYFRSASGNVIVYEGDRTKEDFINFVKKNSEKKAASHGEESTKTEEPKKTTEEAAAKDEL; from the exons ATGATGTTCGTTAACTTCACCGGGGCAACAGCTGAATCTCTAAAATCAAAGTACCGTGAAGTTGCTACATCCAACAAAGGTCAAGATCTTGCCTTCCTTGTTGGTGATGCTGAGAGCAGCCAAGGCGCTTTCCAG TACTTTGGACTTGAAGAAAGCCAAGTTCCACTCATCATCATCCAAACTCCTGATAGCAAGAAGTATTTGAAAGCAAATGTTGAGGTTGACCAGATTGAATCATGGATCAAGGACTTTAAG GACGGAAAAGTTGCCGCCCACAAAAAATCTCAACCTATTCCAGCTGAGAACAACGAACCAGTGAAGGTTGTTGTAGCCGAGAGCCTTGACGACATAGTTTTCAAGTCTGGAAAGAATG TTTTGATTGAATTCTACGCACCGTGGTGTGGACATTGCCAAAAACTTGCTCCAATCTTGGACGAAGTGGCTTTGTCATTCCAGAACGACCCAAGTGTTATCATAGCAAAGCTA GACGCAACTGCAAATGATATCTCAAGTGATACCTTTGATGTGAAAGGGTTCCCGACCATCTACTTCAGATCAGCAAGCGGAAACGTTATAGTGTACGAAGGAGACAGGACAAAGGAAGACTTCATAAACTTCGTTAAGAAGAACAGTGAGAAGAAGGCAGCTTCTCATGGGGAAGAGTCTACCAAGACTGAGGAACCAAAGAAGACTACCGAGGAAGCAGCTGCAAAGGACGAACTGTAG
- the LOC104751650 gene encoding indole glucosinolate O-methyltransferase 4 yields the protein MTNHLQDPLTTDPKPVLIKEEDEKMVSLQAESIVNTVAFPMVLKAALELGVIDTIVAAGIGAWLSPSEIVVSLPTKPTNPEAPVFLDRMLRLLVSHSILKCRLVEARENGRTGKIKREYATEPVCKYFLKDSDGSGSLLSLFLMFHSQVFFKTWTNLKDVVLEGSDAFSSAHGMRIFEYINSDEQFAEMFNRAMSEPSTMIMKKVLEVYRGFEDVNTLVDVGGGNGTISGLVTSKYPHIKGVNFDLAQVLTQAPFYPGVQHVSGDMFIEVPKGDAIFMKWILHDWTDEHCIKILKNCWKSLPEKGKVIMVEMITPTEPKSGDFSSNTVFAMDLLMLTQCSGGKERSLSQFESLAFASGFVRCDIICLAYSYSVIELHK from the exons ATGACCAACCACCTTCAAGATCCCTTAACCACTGACCCTAAACCGGTtttaatcaaagaagaagacgagaaaaTGGTGAGTTTGCAAGCGGAAAGCATCGTGAACACCGTGGCTTTCCCTATGGTTCTCAAAGCAGCCTTGGAGCTTGGTGTCATCGACACAATCGTTGCTGCAGGAATAGGCGCATGGCTCTCACCATCTGAGATAGTGGTTAGTCTCCCAACCAAACCCACCAACCCGGAGGCACCGGTGTTTCTGGACCGGATGCTACGATTACTCGTCAGCCACTCGATCTTGAAGTGTCGTCTGGTTGAAGCCAGAGAAAATGGTCGAACCGGAAAGATCAAGAGAGAATATGCAACCGAACCGGTTTGCAAGTATTTCTTGAAAGATAGTGACGGCTCTGGTTCTCTCTTGTCTCTGTTCTTAATGTTCCATAGCCAAGTGTTTTTCAAGACTTG GACAAATCTTAAAGATGTGGTACTAGAAGGAAGCGATGCATTCAGCTCTGCCCACGGCATGAGAATTTTTGAATACATTAATTCCGATGAACAATTCGCTGAGATGTTTAATCGCGCCATGTCGGAACCTTCAACCATGATCATGAAGAAGGTTCTAGAAGTATACAGAGGATTTGAAGATGTTAACACTTTGGTGGATGTTGGTGGAGGAAATGGCACCATTTCAGGTCTTGTCACTTCCAAGTACCCTCATATTAAAGGTGTTAATTTCGACTTAGCTCAGGTTTTAACTCAGGCTCCTTTTTATCCAG GAGTCCAGCATGTCTCCGGAGACATGTTTATAGAAGTTCCAAAGGGAGATGCCATCTTTATGAAA TGGATACTACATGACTGGACGGACGAGCATTGTATAAAGATTCTGAAAAATTGTTGGAAGAGTCTACCAGAAAAAGGGAAAGTGATAATGGTAGAGATGATTACACCAACAGAACCAAAGAGTGGTGACTTTTCCTCTAACACTGTGTTTGCCATGGACTTGTTGATGTTAACACAGTGCTCAGGTGGTAAAGAGAGATCTCTTTCACAGTTCGAGAGTTTAGCATTTGCGTCAGGTTTTGTTCGATGTGACATCATTTGCCTTGCCTATTCATATTCTGTTATCGAACTCCACAAATAA